From a single Candidatus Defluviilinea gracilis genomic region:
- a CDS encoding RNA-dependent DNA polymerase, protein MYQQLHSWENLLLAYRKASKGKRGHANVAEFEYRLEDNLLELQHELRAKTYAPGKYHSFYIHDPKKRLISAAPFRDRVVHHALCNLIEPLFEQSFIFDSYANRIGKGTHKALDRVTQFARRFRYVLTCDIRQFFPSIDHEVLFDTLRTKIEDKNVLWLVEKILQSGIGILSEEYEMIYFPGDTLFAAHRPRGLPIGNLTSQFWANCYLNPFDHFVQRELHCKAYVRYVDDFLLFSNDKGELFEWRGRIIQRLQQFRLTLHENKAQARPVTEGIPFLGFSVFPTHRRLKQRKGIAFQRKYRRLLLAYHGGKIARDQLTASAQGWVNHVRYGDTWNLRRAILNLNSPIL, encoded by the coding sequence ATGTACCAACAACTCCACTCATGGGAAAACCTGCTCCTCGCCTACCGCAAAGCCAGCAAAGGCAAGCGCGGGCATGCAAACGTGGCAGAGTTCGAGTATCGGCTGGAAGATAACCTGCTCGAACTGCAACATGAACTTCGCGCAAAAACATACGCCCCGGGCAAGTATCACAGTTTCTACATCCATGACCCCAAGAAACGGCTGATCTCCGCCGCGCCGTTCCGCGACCGCGTCGTTCATCATGCCTTGTGCAATCTGATCGAACCCTTGTTTGAACAATCATTCATTTTCGATTCCTACGCAAATCGCATCGGCAAAGGCACGCATAAAGCCCTCGACCGTGTAACCCAATTCGCCCGCCGCTTTCGCTACGTGTTGACTTGCGACATCCGCCAGTTCTTTCCAAGCATAGATCATGAAGTCTTGTTCGATACGCTGAGAACCAAAATCGAAGACAAAAATGTTCTCTGGCTGGTCGAAAAAATACTGCAAAGCGGCATCGGCATTTTATCTGAAGAATACGAAATGATCTACTTCCCAGGCGATACCCTTTTTGCGGCGCATCGTCCGCGCGGCTTGCCCATCGGCAACCTCACCAGTCAGTTTTGGGCGAACTGCTATTTGAATCCGTTCGATCACTTCGTTCAACGCGAACTGCATTGCAAGGCATACGTCCGCTACGTGGACGATTTCCTCCTGTTTTCGAACGACAAAGGTGAACTATTCGAATGGCGCGGCAGGATCATCCAACGCTTGCAACAATTTCGGCTGACGCTCCACGAGAACAAAGCGCAGGCGCGTCCCGTCACGGAGGGGATCCCATTCCTCGGGTTCTCGGTCTTTCCAACTCACCGAAGATTGAAACAACGAAAAGGGATCGCCTTTCAAAGAAAATATCGTCGCTTGTTGTTGGCATATCATGGTGGAAAAATTGCGCGCGACCAACTAACCGCCTCCGCGCAAGGCTGGGTCAATCACGTCCGCTATGGGGACACGTGGAACTTGCGCCGCGCCATCCTCAATCTCAATTCCCCAATTCTCTAA
- a CDS encoding GAF domain-containing sensor histidine kinase: protein MTMITNERLDHLERLLEVVRGLTTAPDIESFLQTVITEASEMTDSAFASILEYDKEAKELRFLSMQWIHRELLRPVGVPIDGSAAGWVFRHTQPLIIQDTRIDQRHFKAPDRVSQYDTRSLAAVPLVVRGEVIGVMEAINKKDGAHFTEEDLAILGTLGALAAQAMRNFTLMQDVKRARIELAELERLKSDFIAITSHELRTPLGLILGHATFLRELIGETHGEQLDTIIRNTTKLKEIVENLADVDNYRKGSSRVRSHQVSMTRIVEDVALTFQDEAKSRNITLQAETGSDPLYIDADGVKINIALSNLVKNALQFTDPGGVVSVKTGEESGYLKVSVTDSGIGIPARDLPRVFERFFQVETHLTRRHTGMGLGLAVAKAMVELHGGRIWVESEVGKGSTFTFLLPVQQAGNPVKAKPFSE, encoded by the coding sequence ATGACAATGATAACCAACGAGCGGTTAGACCATTTGGAACGCCTGCTTGAAGTGGTGCGGGGTTTGACGACAGCGCCCGATATTGAATCGTTTCTTCAAACCGTGATCACCGAAGCCAGCGAGATGACCGACAGCGCGTTCGCTTCGATCCTTGAATATGATAAGGAGGCGAAGGAATTGCGCTTCCTCTCGATGCAATGGATCCATCGTGAATTGCTCCGCCCGGTGGGCGTGCCGATCGACGGCAGCGCGGCAGGTTGGGTGTTCCGTCATACCCAGCCGCTGATTATACAGGATACGAGAATCGACCAGCGGCATTTCAAGGCGCCGGACCGCGTCTCGCAATACGATACCCGCTCTCTGGCGGCGGTTCCCCTGGTGGTGCGCGGCGAAGTGATCGGCGTGATGGAAGCCATCAACAAAAAAGATGGCGCGCATTTTACCGAGGAGGATTTGGCGATCCTGGGCACATTGGGCGCGCTTGCCGCGCAGGCGATGCGGAACTTTACGCTGATGCAGGATGTCAAACGGGCGCGGATCGAGTTGGCGGAACTTGAACGCCTCAAATCAGATTTTATCGCGATCACGTCTCACGAACTGCGCACCCCGCTTGGTTTGATTCTGGGTCACGCCACATTTTTGCGCGAACTGATCGGCGAGACGCACGGCGAACAACTCGATACCATCATCCGCAACACAACGAAATTGAAGGAGATCGTCGAAAACCTGGCGGATGTGGATAATTATCGGAAGGGATCCTCGCGTGTGCGCAGTCATCAGGTTTCGATGACGCGCATCGTGGAAGATGTTGCGCTCACCTTTCAGGATGAGGCAAAATCGCGGAACATTACGTTGCAAGCCGAGACCGGCAGTGACCCATTGTACATCGATGCCGACGGGGTCAAGATTAATATTGCCTTGAGCAATCTGGTGAAGAATGCGTTGCAATTCACCGACCCTGGGGGGGTGGTGAGCGTCAAAACGGGCGAAGAGTCGGGATATTTGAAAGTTTCAGTGACGGATAGCGGCATCGGTATCCCTGCGCGCGATCTGCCGCGCGTGTTCGAGCGCTTCTTTCAAGTGGAGACGCACCTCACGCGCCGGCACACAGGGATGGGTCTTGGACTCGCCGTGGCAAAGGCAATGGTTGAACTGCACGGTGGGCGTATCTGGGTGGAGAGCGAGGTGGGGAAGGGGAGCACGTTCACCTTCTTGTTGCCGGTTCAACAGGCGGGGAATCCGGTCAAAGCAAAACCGTTCTCGGAATAA
- a CDS encoding inositol-3-phosphate synthase: MAQKKVRVAIIGVGNCASSLVQGVQFYKNAKKDDIIPGIMHTQLADYHVKDIEFTLGIDVNATKVGKDLSEAIFAEPNNTYKFTDVPKLNVPVVRGMTHDGLGKYLSGMIQKAPGSTANIAKLLRDTKTDVVINFLPVGSEMATKWYVEQVIEAGCAFVNGIPVFIASSEYWGKRFADAGLPILGDDVKSQVGATILHRQLATLFVDRGVKIDRTYQLNFGGNTDFLNMLERERLESKKISKTNAVTSMIPYQMDPKDVHVGPSDHVPWLTDRKWCYIRMEGTTFGNVPLNVEVKLEVWDSPNSAGVMIDAIRCAKLALDRELAGPIIGPSSYFFKTPPKQFRDETAKQKVDDFISGKSEE; encoded by the coding sequence ATGGCACAAAAAAAAGTACGCGTGGCGATCATCGGCGTGGGCAACTGCGCCTCTTCGCTCGTGCAAGGCGTTCAATTCTATAAGAACGCTAAAAAGGATGACATCATCCCCGGCATCATGCACACCCAGCTCGCCGACTATCACGTGAAAGATATTGAATTCACCCTCGGCATTGACGTGAACGCCACCAAAGTGGGCAAAGACCTCTCGGAAGCGATCTTTGCCGAACCGAATAACACCTACAAGTTCACCGACGTCCCCAAACTCAACGTCCCCGTTGTGCGCGGCATGACCCACGACGGATTGGGCAAATATCTGAGCGGCATGATCCAGAAGGCGCCTGGCTCCACCGCCAACATCGCCAAACTCCTACGCGACACAAAAACGGATGTGGTCATCAACTTCCTGCCCGTTGGTTCTGAGATGGCGACCAAATGGTATGTGGAGCAAGTTATCGAAGCGGGATGCGCATTCGTCAACGGGATTCCCGTGTTCATCGCCTCGTCCGAATATTGGGGCAAGCGCTTCGCCGATGCGGGTCTGCCGATCCTCGGCGACGATGTGAAGAGTCAAGTCGGCGCGACAATTCTGCATCGTCAACTCGCCACACTGTTCGTGGATCGCGGCGTGAAGATCGACCGCACCTATCAACTCAACTTCGGCGGCAACACCGATTTCCTCAACATGCTCGAACGCGAACGACTCGAGAGCAAGAAAATTTCAAAGACCAACGCGGTGACAAGCATGATTCCGTATCAGATGGACCCAAAGGACGTGCATGTCGGTCCCAGCGACCATGTGCCGTGGCTCACCGACCGCAAGTGGTGTTACATCCGCATGGAAGGCACAACCTTCGGCAACGTGCCGCTCAACGTGGAAGTGAAACTCGAAGTGTGGGATAGTCCCAACTCGGCGGGCGTGATGATCGACGCCATCCGCTGCGCCAAACTCGCGCTCGACCGCGAACTCGCGGGTCCCATCATCGGGCCGTCATCGTATTTTTTCAAGACGCCTCCCAAACAATTCCGCGATGAAACTGCCAAACAAAAAGTGGATGATTTCATTTCGGGAAAAAGCGAAGAGTAA
- a CDS encoding class I SAM-dependent methyltransferase — protein sequence MDSSSFNAYKTRYRSAIRKVLADSEKGRLDEAGFPAYSSANALINWLFWQRLHIAMDHIEQSAPYEHILDFGCGSGVMLPFLAQQSKHVAAIDIDLHPLEQVKQYIPLAANVQVFDANQIPISNLPPKSFDLINALDVLEHVQDLPQTLSELMNLLKPNGQLVVSGPTENILYQIGRKLAGSEYSGAYHERGIAEIKRELKRIARVEHIATLYQPIPLFEIFAAFNRPAGSHSD from the coding sequence ATGGACTCCTCCTCATTCAACGCCTACAAAACACGCTACCGTTCCGCGATTCGCAAGGTGCTTGCCGACTCTGAAAAGGGACGACTCGACGAAGCGGGCTTTCCCGCATATTCATCTGCCAACGCACTCATCAATTGGCTGTTTTGGCAACGACTGCATATCGCGATGGATCATATCGAACAGTCCGCGCCGTATGAACACATTCTCGATTTCGGTTGCGGAAGTGGCGTGATGCTCCCGTTTCTGGCGCAACAAAGCAAACATGTTGCCGCGATTGACATTGATCTGCACCCACTCGAACAAGTGAAGCAATACATCCCTCTCGCCGCGAATGTGCAAGTCTTCGATGCAAATCAAATCCCCATTTCGAATCTCCCCCCAAAATCATTCGACCTCATCAACGCGCTCGACGTTCTCGAACATGTGCAAGACCTGCCGCAAACGCTTTCGGAATTGATGAATCTGCTCAAACCGAACGGTCAACTCGTTGTATCGGGTCCGACTGAAAATATTCTCTATCAGATCGGGCGCAAACTCGCAGGCTCTGAATATTCGGGCGCGTATCACGAACGCGGCATCGCCGAGATCAAACGCGAACTCAAACGCATCGCTCGCGTCGAGCACATTGCCACGTTGTATCAACCCATTCCATTGTTTGAAATTTTTGCCGCGTTCAACCGTCCCGCAGGCTCCCATTCCGATTAA
- a CDS encoding M20/M25/M40 family metallo-hydrolase, with the protein METGDLKLAERVIELAIQIQQIPAPTFGEGKRAEFVRGLFEREGLEDVFVDEVGNVLGRFQVKGQRSQVKPLVVSAHLDTVFPVETDLRVRREGNKVFGPGIGDNSLGVAALFGLLWGLREGAILPSPPAPLPQGEGSRDVWFVANVCEEGLGDLRGMKAVVERFGAEVAGYLVLEGMALGCAYHRGTGVKRYRITAKTAGGHSWSDFGSPSAIHELSKLVVELTSMKLPESPRTTMNVGKISGGTSINVIASEAWMELDLRSEGQESLTELISKVEKKIEEANQPDVAFEAEVIGQRPAGEISAEHPLIQLAQECIREQGMEPTLTSGSTDANIPLSKGYPALVLGIATGGGAHTTNEFINLKPIEKGLEQLVRFVGGVIGD; encoded by the coding sequence TTGGAGACTGGTGACTTGAAACTTGCGGAGCGTGTGATTGAGTTGGCGATTCAGATTCAACAAATCCCTGCGCCGACGTTTGGGGAGGGGAAGCGGGCGGAGTTTGTGCGCGGGTTGTTCGAGAGGGAGGGGTTGGAGGATGTGTTCGTTGATGAGGTGGGGAATGTGTTGGGGCGGTTTCAGGTCAAAGGTCAAAGGTCGCAGGTCAAGCCGCTTGTCGTTTCCGCGCATTTGGATACGGTGTTTCCCGTCGAGACAGATTTGCGTGTTCGGCGCGAGGGAAATAAAGTGTTTGGTCCCGGCATCGGAGATAACTCGCTTGGCGTTGCCGCGTTGTTTGGGCTGTTGTGGGGGTTGAGGGAAGGCGCGATTTTACCCTCACCCCCAGCCCCTCTCCCTCAGGGAGAGGGGAGTCGTGATGTGTGGTTTGTGGCAAACGTTTGCGAGGAGGGACTTGGCGATTTGCGCGGGATGAAAGCGGTCGTCGAGCGTTTCGGCGCGGAGGTGGCTGGCTATCTCGTCCTCGAAGGGATGGCGTTGGGTTGTGCCTATCATCGCGGCACGGGTGTGAAACGATATCGCATCACGGCGAAAACTGCGGGCGGACATTCATGGTCGGATTTCGGGAGCCCTTCGGCGATCCATGAGTTGTCGAAACTTGTGGTGGAATTGACTTCGATGAAGTTGCCCGAGTCGCCGCGCACGACGATGAACGTGGGGAAAATTTCTGGCGGCACTTCGATCAATGTGATCGCGTCCGAAGCGTGGATGGAGTTGGACTTGCGCTCGGAGGGGCAGGAGTCGCTGACGGAGTTGATCTCGAAGGTGGAGAAAAAGATCGAGGAGGCGAACCAGCCCGACGTCGCGTTTGAAGCGGAGGTGATCGGGCAACGTCCCGCCGGTGAAATCTCCGCAGAGCATCCGCTCATTCAACTCGCGCAAGAGTGCATCCGCGAGCAGGGAATGGAGCCAACGCTCACGTCGGGTTCAACAGACGCAAACATCCCGCTGAGCAAAGGCTATCCCGCGCTCGTGCTGGGAATCGCCACCGGCGGCGGCGCGCATACGACGAATGAATTTATCAATCTCAAACCAATTGAAAAAGGATTGGAGCAGTTGGTGAGGTTTGTGGGGGGAGTGATTGGAGATTAG
- the avd gene encoding diversity-generating retroelement protein Avd produces the protein MSGQEMPIFTRTFDFLTWLLPITNHFPTAHRHTFTKRLLDAAFDLREQLEAANHRMGKERLAFLKSADESLDKVRTYLRLAAKWEWLSQGQYYHVAAMVTEIGKLLGGWKKVTTP, from the coding sequence ATGAGCGGACAAGAAATGCCCATCTTCACACGCACGTTCGATTTTCTCACGTGGCTGTTGCCAATTACAAATCACTTCCCCACCGCGCACCGGCATACATTCACAAAGCGATTACTGGATGCGGCATTCGATCTGCGCGAACAACTGGAAGCCGCTAATCACCGAATGGGAAAGGAACGGTTAGCCTTTCTTAAATCGGCAGATGAATCGCTCGATAAAGTGCGGACCTACTTGCGTCTTGCCGCCAAATGGGAATGGCTTTCCCAAGGGCAATACTATCATGTAGCGGCGATGGTTACGGAGATCGGGAAACTGCTAGGCGGCTGGAAGAAAGTGACTACCCCATAG
- a CDS encoding SUMF1/EgtB/PvdO family nonheme iron enzyme, whose translation MPEHHRVARGGAFNNNERNVRCAYRNRNNPDNRNNNQGFRVVVSTLFLFCRNACAG comes from the coding sequence ATGCCCGAACATCACCGCGTGGCGCGCGGCGGCGCGTTCAACAATAATGAGAGGAACGTCCGTTGTGCGTATCGGAACAGGAACAACCCTGATAACAGGAACAACAATCAGGGGTTTCGTGTGGTGGTGTCCACGCTTTTCTTGTTTTGCCGAAATGCCTGTGCGGGCTGA
- a CDS encoding carbohydrate kinase family protein produces the protein MPPQYLVLGNLTREFLLPASGSPRLDAPGGSLLYAGAGARVWVGESDVGLVGRVGDDYPRAWLNDVKGRGFDTAGVKILPQNLDAREFISYSESFEPNPANPVTQFARRGMTIPKSLFGYQPLEERAEQESRRLVVTDIPEEYLSARAALICPMDLSTQNQLIAGLKRGSAHTILLAPSSADMNPKAKRALPVFLSGVTTLLISQEDLRGLFWGETHDLWAMAEAVSLYGCEYVAIKCGAQGQLLYAAGAKKKYEIPAYPSRLADLTGAGHAFNGGFLAGYCKNYDPLEGVFYGSVSASLKLEGSGAFYPLDVLPGLGEARLNVVRGMARDV, from the coding sequence ATGCCTCCTCAATATCTTGTGCTTGGAAACCTGACGCGCGAATTTTTACTCCCTGCCAGCGGCTCGCCGCGGTTGGATGCGCCGGGCGGAAGCCTGTTGTACGCGGGGGCGGGGGCGAGAGTGTGGGTGGGTGAATCAGATGTAGGCTTGGTGGGACGCGTCGGGGATGATTATCCGCGCGCGTGGTTGAACGACGTCAAGGGACGCGGGTTCGATACCGCGGGGGTGAAAATCCTTCCGCAGAATCTTGATGCGCGTGAATTCATCTCGTATAGCGAATCGTTCGAACCCAACCCAGCCAACCCGGTTACGCAATTTGCGCGGCGCGGGATGACCATTCCTAAATCTTTATTTGGTTATCAGCCTCTTGAAGAACGCGCGGAACAGGAATCCCGCCGGCTTGTGGTGACGGATATTCCCGAGGAGTATCTCTCGGCTCGCGCGGCGTTGATTTGCCCGATGGATCTTTCCACGCAGAATCAATTGATCGCCGGTCTCAAGCGTGGGAGCGCCCACACGATTCTGCTCGCTCCTTCCTCTGCGGATATGAACCCCAAAGCGAAGCGCGCCCTGCCGGTATTTTTAAGCGGGGTGACAACGCTTTTGATTTCACAAGAGGATTTGCGAGGTCTTTTCTGGGGTGAGACGCACGATCTGTGGGCGATGGCGGAAGCTGTTTCGCTGTACGGATGCGAATATGTGGCGATTAAGTGCGGCGCGCAGGGACAATTGTTGTATGCGGCTGGGGCAAAGAAAAAATACGAGATCCCCGCTTACCCGTCCAGGCTTGCCGATCTCACCGGCGCGGGTCATGCGTTCAATGGCGGTTTTCTCGCGGGCTATTGCAAAAATTACGATCCGTTGGAAGGCGTGTTTTACGGAAGTGTCTCCGCATCGTTGAAATTGGAGGGGAGCGGCGCGTTCTATCCGCTAGATGTGTTGCCGGGGCTGGGGGAGGCGAGGTTGAATGTGGTCAGGGGGATGGCGAGGGATGTTTGA
- a CDS encoding polysaccharide deacetylase family protein, with protein sequence MKRIFLSLSLLALTLSACAPATPPPTQDMSAALTQAFGTAFAQLQPTPTSLPTGTPVPPPTAIRTPPMLPSIFVASQINPLDVPHTYIQDSCEYLLNKWSSTNAAPGTVVMVIMFHGINRDSVDNPNDILVPDFKRMMKDLKDQGFEAINMTQMADFMDRNAKIPARSVLLISDDRHQGEYFDDHFRPYFNEWGWQVVNGWISLEDGPRAISIDANIALEKEGWVDHQSHGYIHNINMSDSSTDEFIRTEFEKSIADLQTNFGKTPVGIIWPGGSFGIRPVQFAREYNYRLGFTINPRGPVMYNWIPLADQPDPARPAFLPEGYVNDPRMVIPRYWPYQVSANIDTVRQIGNQAAEYAEQNKAVELEYYDIVCAPTYGAMP encoded by the coding sequence ATGAAACGCATCTTCCTCTCCCTCAGCCTGCTCGCCCTCACTCTCAGCGCCTGCGCCCCCGCGACTCCCCCTCCCACACAGGATATGAGCGCCGCGCTCACTCAGGCGTTTGGCACTGCGTTCGCGCAACTCCAGCCGACGCCGACGTCGCTTCCTACGGGCACCCCAGTTCCCCCTCCGACCGCGATCCGCACACCGCCGATGTTGCCATCCATATTTGTTGCGAGTCAAATAAATCCGCTGGATGTTCCGCATACGTACATCCAAGACTCGTGCGAATATCTGCTCAACAAATGGAGTTCGACCAACGCCGCGCCCGGGACGGTCGTGATGGTCATCATGTTCCATGGCATTAACAGAGACTCGGTGGATAACCCCAACGACATCCTCGTGCCCGATTTCAAACGGATGATGAAGGATCTGAAGGATCAAGGTTTCGAAGCCATCAACATGACCCAGATGGCAGACTTCATGGATCGCAATGCAAAGATACCCGCGCGTTCTGTTTTGCTCATTTCCGACGACCGTCATCAAGGCGAATATTTCGACGATCATTTCCGTCCCTATTTCAATGAATGGGGCTGGCAAGTGGTGAACGGCTGGATCAGTTTAGAAGATGGACCGCGCGCGATCAGCATTGACGCGAACATCGCTTTGGAAAAAGAAGGCTGGGTGGATCATCAATCGCACGGCTACATCCACAACATCAACATGAGCGATTCATCCACCGATGAATTCATCCGCACTGAATTTGAAAAATCCATCGCCGACCTGCAAACCAACTTCGGCAAAACTCCCGTTGGCATCATCTGGCCCGGCGGCAGTTTCGGAATCCGCCCGGTGCAATTCGCGCGCGAATACAACTATCGTCTTGGCTTCACCATCAACCCGCGCGGACCCGTGATGTACAACTGGATTCCGCTCGCCGACCAGCCCGACCCTGCGCGTCCCGCGTTTCTTCCCGAGGGTTATGTGAACGACCCGCGTATGGTCATCCCGCGATACTGGCCCTATCAAGTTTCAGCGAACATTGACACGGTTCGTCAGATCGGCAACCAAGCCGCGGAGTATGCGGAACAGAACAAAGCTGTCGAACTTGAATACTACGATATCGTCTGCGCGCCGACGTATGGGGCGATGCCGTAG